The following are encoded in a window of Corythoichthys intestinalis isolate RoL2023-P3 chromosome 8, ASM3026506v1, whole genome shotgun sequence genomic DNA:
- the jupa gene encoding junction plakoglobin a — MSVQMGEMDRGVTKVTEWQETRYGIDSGIQSGANTIRDDDGDFTTTKQYTVTTSVTTEPPDSQYVLTRGQRVRAAMFPETLEDSTTILATTQTDPSQLTNVQRLAEPSQMLKAAIVHLINYQDDAELATRAVPELTKLLNDEDQVVVSKAAQIVNQLTRKEASRHALMQSPQVVAAVVRAMQNTNDMETARATASILHNLSHKREGLLSIFKSGGIPALVRMLSSPMESVLFYAITTLHNLLLHQEGAKMAVRLADGLQRMVPLLKKSNPKFLAITTDCLQLLSYGNQESKLIILANGGPEGLVHIMRNYSYEKLLWTTSRVLKVLSVCPSNKPAIVEAGGMQALGKHLTGSSQRLMQNCLWTLRNLSDAATKQEGMDGLLQVLVNLLSSDDINMLTCATGILSNLTCNNAYNKTLVTQSNGIEALIHAILRAGEKEDVTEPAICALRHLTSRHQQAEVAQNAVRRHYGIPAIVKLLNQPYYWPVIKAVVGLIRNLALSPENQTPLRDAGAIPRLVNLLLKAHQDAQKHGSSNQQTYQDGVRMEEIVEGCTGALHILARDPVNRAEIANLQTIPLFVQLLYSPVDNVKRVAAGVLCELAIDKQSAEAIDGEGASSPLMELLHSDNEGIATYAAAVLFRISEDKSAEHKKRVSRELTHSMFKHDPAAWEMAHNSVTMEAPYQDEMDPTFQNFGGYPGDMPMDAVDGTLMHDDFAGNMVYDRQQQFEPY; from the exons ATGTCTGTGCAAa TGGGTGAGATGGATAGAGGGGTAACGAAGGTGACAGAGTGGCAGGAGACAAGGTACGGAATCGACTCGGGCATCCAGTCTGGAGCCAACACTATCAGAGATGATGACGGCGACTTCACCACCACCAAGCAGTACACCGTGACCACCAGTGTCACAACCGAACCGCCTG ACTCCCAGTACGTGTTGACCAGAGGGCAGCGGGTGAGGGCTGCCATGTTCCCAGAGACGCTGGAGGACAGCACCACAATCTTGGCTACGACCCAAACAGATCCGTCCCAGCTGACTAACGTCCAACGACTGGCAGAGCCCTCCCAGATGCTGAAGGCAGCAATCGTTCATCTGATCAATTACCAAGATGATGCTGAGCTAGCTACACGTGCAGTGCCTGAGCTCACTAAACTGCTCAATGATGAAGACCAG GTGGTAGTCAGCAAAGCAGCACAGATTGTCAACCAATTAACACGCAAGGAGGCGTCCCGCCATGCGCTGATGCAGTCGCCTCAGGTGGTGGCCGCGGTGGTGCGAGCCATGCAAAACACCAATGACATGGAGACGGCCAGAGCCACAGCCAGCATTCTCCACAACCTCTCCCACAAAAGAGAGGGTCTGCTGTCCATTTTCAAGTCTGGTGGCATCCCTGCGCTTGTCCGCATGCTCAG TTCTCCAATGGAATCGGTGCTCTTCTATGCTATTACGACCCTCCACAACCTGCTTCTGCACCAGGAAGGGGCCAAAATGGCAGTGCGTTTGGCTGACGGCCTGCAGAGGATGGTTCCCCTTCTTAAGAAAAGTAACCCTAAGTTTCTGGCCATTACTACAGACTGTCTCCAGCTGCTGTCTTATGGCAATCAAGAAAGCAAG CTCATCATCCTTGCCAATGGGGGTCCCGAGGGTCTTGTTCACATCATGAGGAACTACAGCTATGAGAAGCTGCTGTGGACTACTAGCCGCGTCCTCAAAGTCCTATCTGTGTGCCCCAGCAACAAACCTGCCATTGTAGAGGCTG GTGGGATGCAGGCTCTGGGTAAACACCTGACTGGCAGCAGCCAACGTCTAATGCAGAACTGCCTGTGGACACTCAGGAACCTGTCTGATGCTGCCACCAAGCAG GAGGGAATGGACGgcctgctgcaggtgttggtcaACTTGCTGAGCTCGGATGACATAAACATGCTCACCTGCGCCACCGGGATCTTGTCTAATCTCACGTGCAACAACGCCTACAATAAAACGCTGGTCACCCAGAGCAACGGCATCGAGGCGCTGATCCACGCCATACTGCGCGCCGGTGAAAAAGAGGATGTGACCGAACCTGCTATTTGCGCTTTGCGTCACCTGACTTCACGCCACCAGCAGGCTGAGGTGGCACAGAACGCAGTGAGGAGACATTATGGCATTCCGGCCATTGTCAAGCTTCTCAACCAGCCGTACTACTGGCCAGTTATTAAG GCTGTGGTGGGCCTGATCCGTAACTTGGCCTTGTCCCCGGAAAACCAGACCCCGCTGAGGGATGCGGGCGCCATCCCCCGTCTGGTCAACCTGTTACTCAAAGCCCACCAGGATGCCCAGAAACACGGCTCATCCAACCAGCAGACATACCAG GATGGCGTGAGGATGGAAGAGATAGTGGAGGGCTGTACAGGAGCCCTGCACATCCTGGCTAGAGATCctgtcaacagagcagagatcgCCAACCTCCAGACCATTCCTCTTTTTGTTCAG CTTCTCTATTCGCCAGTGGACAACGTGAAGCGCGTGGCAGCAGGTGTTCTGTGTGAGCTGGCTATAGACAAACAATCGGCTGAGGCCATCGATGGCGAGGGAGCGTCTTCCCCCCTCATGGAGCTGTTGCACTCTGACAATGAGGGCATTG CCACTTATGCTGCCGCGGTCCTCTTCCGTATATCTGAAGATAAGAGCGCCGAGCACAAGAAGAGAGTTTCCAGGGAGCTGACACACTCCATGTTCAAGCACGACCCTGCCGCCTGGGAGATG GCCCACAACAGTGTCACCATGGAAGCACCTTACCAAGATG AGATGGACCCTACTTTCCAAAACTTCGGGGGCTACCCGGGTGACATGCCAATGGATGCCGTGGACGGCACCTTGATGCATGACGATTTTGCTGGCAACATGGTCTACGACAGACAGCAGCAGTTCGAGCCTTATTAA